Proteins from a single region of Catenulispora acidiphila DSM 44928:
- a CDS encoding glycosyltransferase family 39 protein codes for MAGAAAAAGGTGERRVAWRPIALVAAAAGAVHLTVATRYGWHHDEFYYVICGRHPAFGYVDQPPAAPLLARFADAAGGLFGVRLLAILAQLGCIVLTGVLAAQFGGRRAAQTLAAAAVAASPVFVASSMLFGTTVLDQVAWAGLFVLVTGALRENRLLWWTGAGAVAGLGFEGKNTIAVLALGIAVGVVMYRRDVLRTPGPWVALALAALLAAPNVVWDALHGWPNLRMDHVLSQQQGGPLASLAKSPELPLLLAGPPLIALWWTGLRWLRSPEGRTHRWLLPATAVVTAVFIAGGGKTYYPAPLLIPLFAAGAAAAPIEWYPRRALHSAVDEAGQSTRGWVSPGLGRGVPETDTAPGRPGPAAARRRWRQRIAPGASQGASGLRAIASASSVRAVAISALFAAIIGLPFLPPAAATALRPVNPELMQTYGWPQFTREVAAAAATQPAGVPIFASDFGEAGALTILGPAAGLRRPVYSGHDSYVYWPPPAGTPDTVLCVGKFQPAYLERFWAQVTEIAPITLPSGLKNAETEQHAAIYLCRQPRGTWEQMWPAMWHVD; via the coding sequence ATGGCTGGCGCAGCCGCAGCCGCAGGCGGTACCGGCGAGCGACGCGTCGCGTGGCGGCCGATCGCGCTGGTGGCTGCCGCCGCCGGAGCCGTGCACCTGACGGTCGCGACGCGCTATGGCTGGCACCACGACGAGTTCTACTACGTCATCTGCGGCCGGCATCCCGCGTTCGGCTACGTCGACCAGCCACCGGCGGCACCGCTGCTGGCACGCTTCGCGGACGCGGCGGGCGGGCTGTTCGGCGTACGGCTGCTGGCGATCCTGGCGCAGCTGGGCTGCATCGTGCTGACCGGCGTACTGGCGGCGCAGTTCGGCGGGCGGCGCGCGGCGCAGACGCTGGCGGCGGCTGCGGTGGCGGCGTCGCCGGTGTTCGTGGCGTCGTCGATGCTGTTTGGGACGACGGTGCTCGATCAGGTGGCGTGGGCGGGGCTGTTCGTGCTGGTCACCGGCGCACTGCGGGAGAACCGGCTGCTGTGGTGGACGGGCGCGGGCGCCGTGGCAGGACTCGGATTCGAGGGCAAGAACACCATCGCGGTACTGGCGCTGGGCATCGCGGTGGGCGTGGTCATGTACAGGCGGGATGTGCTGCGCACGCCGGGCCCGTGGGTCGCACTGGCGCTGGCGGCGCTGCTGGCGGCACCGAACGTGGTCTGGGACGCACTGCACGGCTGGCCGAACCTGCGGATGGACCACGTGCTGTCGCAGCAGCAGGGCGGCCCGCTGGCGTCACTGGCAAAGTCCCCGGAACTACCGCTGCTACTAGCCGGACCGCCGCTGATCGCCCTGTGGTGGACCGGCCTACGCTGGCTGCGCTCGCCAGAGGGCCGCACCCACCGCTGGCTCCTGCCGGCCACGGCGGTGGTGACGGCGGTCTTCATCGCCGGCGGCGGCAAGACCTACTACCCGGCGCCCCTACTGATCCCCCTGTTCGCCGCCGGCGCAGCCGCTGCTCCGATCGAGTGGTATCCCCGGCGAGCCCTTCATTCGGCGGTTGACGAAGCGGGACAATCTACACGAGGGTGGGTGTCCCCCGGATTGGGGCGGGGTGTACCAGAGACCGATACCGCGCCAGGTCGCCCTGGACCAGCCGCCGCCCGGCGTCGGTGGCGGCAACGGATCGCCCCCGGCGCGTCCCAGGGCGCGTCAGGGCTCCGCGCAATAGCTTCAGCATCGTCTGTCAGGGCGGTCGCGATATCAGCCCTGTTCGCCGCCATCATCGGCCTCCCCTTCCTCCCCCCGGCGGCCGCCACCGCGCTCCGGCCGGTGAACCCCGAGCTGATGCAGACCTACGGCTGGCCGCAGTTCACGCGCGAGGTCGCCGCAGCCGCCGCGACACAGCCGGCAGGCGTGCCGATCTTCGCGAGCGACTTCGGCGAGGCGGGCGCGCTGACCATCCTCGGACCCGCAGCCGGACTGCGCCGACCGGTCTACAGCGGCCACGACAGCTACGTCTACTGGCCCCCGCCAGCCGGCACACCGGACACGGTGCTGTGCGTCGGCAAGTTTCAGCCCGCATACCTGGAGCGCTTCTGGGCGCAGGTCACGGAAATCGCGCCGATCACGCTGCCGAGCGGACTGAAGAACGCCGAGACGGAGCAGCACGCAGCGATCTACCTGTGCCGCCAGCCACGCGGAACGTGGGAGCAGATGTGGCCCGCGATGTGGCATGTGGACTGA
- a CDS encoding glycosyltransferase family 9 protein, producing MDWSTYPPVGHVIEGMQIAGAYAAANPGLSVSLALPYRSPLELAECCDFLDGVYPVAFDPIGTEFPTDPYAEVPRDFEWTFRCHRRDDPVERGKFPLLARLSDAAAAHFAVPGDAPGLPYRREQNLRLRLPAQARQEADRILSPHVGSGPVLAVLPSGGGERAGYPSTGSWLLMLRELRAAWPDATIVLLGKTAGAHGRRSSAMPQKDAAELMAAVDAVDGYDLPLLVQLALIQRASLLFSPHSGFSFAALTVGTPWLTLSGGAWFEYFHNGVPFHSLLPDTARFPAFGGVAHRTNDSDGSGVREASMTRERIEETIPELLEAASDLIAGRRDYEQCLAAYFPRLLSALGGDKTAMASWDRVHERFIEA from the coding sequence GTGGACTGGTCGACCTATCCGCCGGTCGGCCATGTGATTGAGGGGATGCAGATTGCCGGTGCGTATGCTGCCGCCAATCCGGGACTTTCGGTCTCGCTTGCCTTGCCCTATCGCTCGCCTCTGGAGCTGGCAGAGTGCTGCGATTTCCTCGACGGCGTGTATCCGGTGGCGTTCGATCCGATCGGGACGGAGTTCCCGACCGATCCCTATGCGGAGGTGCCGCGCGATTTCGAGTGGACGTTTCGCTGCCATCGGCGGGATGACCCGGTCGAGCGCGGGAAGTTCCCGCTCCTCGCCCGATTGTCCGACGCCGCTGCCGCGCACTTCGCGGTCCCCGGCGACGCCCCCGGTCTCCCCTACCGACGTGAGCAGAACCTGCGGCTGCGGCTCCCGGCGCAGGCGCGGCAGGAGGCCGACCGCATCCTTTCGCCGCATGTGGGCTCCGGTCCGGTGCTTGCCGTGCTGCCCAGCGGGGGTGGAGAGCGGGCCGGCTACCCGTCCACCGGATCGTGGCTCCTGATGCTCCGTGAGCTGCGCGCGGCGTGGCCGGACGCCACCATCGTCCTGCTAGGCAAGACCGCCGGGGCGCACGGGCGCCGCTCCAGCGCGATGCCGCAGAAGGATGCCGCCGAATTGATGGCTGCCGTCGATGCGGTCGACGGCTACGACCTCCCGCTCCTGGTGCAGCTGGCGCTGATCCAACGTGCCTCGCTGCTGTTCTCCCCGCATTCAGGATTCTCCTTCGCCGCGCTCACGGTCGGCACGCCCTGGCTGACGCTCTCCGGAGGGGCGTGGTTCGAGTACTTCCACAACGGAGTGCCCTTCCACTCGCTCCTGCCGGATACCGCGCGCTTCCCGGCCTTCGGCGGTGTCGCACATCGGACGAATGACAGCGACGGCAGCGGCGTGCGCGAGGCGTCGATGACCCGCGAGCGGATCGAGGAGACCATCCCCGAGCTGTTGGAAGCAGCCAGTGACCTCATCGCAGGCCGCCGGGACTACGAGCAGTGCCTCGCCGCCTACTTCCCACGCCTGCTTTCGGCATTGGGCGGCGACAAGACGGCGATGGCCTCCTGGGACCGAGTCCACGAGCGCTTCATCGAGGCCTGA
- a CDS encoding NUDIX domain-containing protein, translating into MEIVHEVAIVVLTDPAGRVLMQHRGHDADVEPDRWTPPGGHLEPGEDAMTAACRELLEETGLTAVLQPGRVVERVDAAGAGVRFHVFTGRTDARQEDVILGEGQAMRFLTLDEIAIKELVSNADLFLSLV; encoded by the coding sequence ATGGAGATCGTCCACGAGGTCGCAATCGTTGTTCTCACTGACCCAGCCGGGCGGGTGTTGATGCAGCATCGCGGTCACGATGCGGACGTGGAACCGGACCGGTGGACGCCTCCGGGTGGACACCTGGAGCCTGGGGAGGATGCGATGACCGCCGCCTGCCGCGAGCTGCTTGAGGAGACCGGGCTGACGGCTGTTCTGCAGCCCGGTCGGGTGGTGGAGCGAGTCGATGCGGCCGGGGCTGGAGTGCGCTTCCATGTGTTCACCGGCCGCACCGACGCCCGCCAGGAAGACGTGATCTTGGGTGAGGGACAGGCGATGCGGTTCCTCACCCTCGACGAGATCGCCATAAAGGAACTGGTCAGCAATGCTGATCTGTTTTTGAGCCTGGTTTAG
- a CDS encoding class I SAM-dependent methyltransferase — MNKHEPDPDSLRATRRMSFNADATTYRRGRPPYPNIVFDLLAERCGLKPGVRVLEIGAGSGLATGPLLAAGAHVVAVEPGESLAALLAADHACDRLHITVSDFETADLSPGFDLAVAASALHWLDPATSTQRIATLVRPDGWLAAWWNDFGDVNRPTVFRDRLDAVYHDLLSIETSYRESRSYALDADRWRKQLTAGDFFTDVAIEISEWNQPLTPETARDLWSTFPNIAELPPPARTEFLTRMSGIIDDLGGTVDDPRLTVVYTARRTGRPA; from the coding sequence GTGAACAAGCATGAGCCCGACCCTGACTCACTCCGCGCGACCCGCCGGATGTCGTTCAACGCCGACGCGACCACCTATCGACGCGGGCGCCCGCCGTATCCGAATATTGTCTTTGATCTGTTGGCCGAGCGCTGCGGGCTGAAGCCGGGGGTGCGCGTCCTCGAGATCGGCGCGGGTTCCGGCTTGGCGACAGGCCCGTTGCTCGCTGCCGGCGCTCATGTCGTCGCCGTCGAGCCCGGCGAAAGCCTCGCCGCACTCCTCGCCGCCGACCACGCCTGCGACCGGCTGCACATCACCGTCTCCGACTTCGAGACCGCCGACCTGTCACCGGGATTCGACCTGGCAGTGGCGGCATCCGCCCTGCACTGGCTCGACCCGGCCACCTCCACCCAGCGCATCGCCACCCTGGTCCGCCCCGACGGCTGGCTCGCCGCGTGGTGGAACGATTTCGGCGACGTCAACCGCCCGACCGTCTTCCGCGACCGTCTCGACGCCGTCTACCACGACCTGCTCTCCATCGAGACGAGCTACCGCGAGAGCCGCTCCTACGCCCTCGACGCCGACCGCTGGCGCAAGCAGCTGACCGCCGGCGACTTCTTCACGGACGTCGCGATCGAGATCAGCGAATGGAACCAGCCGCTGACCCCCGAAACCGCTCGCGACCTGTGGTCCACGTTCCCGAACATCGCCGAGCTGCCCCCACCGGCCCGCACAGAGTTCCTGACCCGAATGAGCGGGATCATCGACGACCTCGGTGGCACCGTCGACGACCCCCGGCTGACAGTCGTCTACACGGCGCGGCGGACGGGACGACCGGCCTGA
- a CDS encoding SPFH domain-containing protein, whose product MADQGRNTYLDDVLANQERLESDLRSKGYAAAGQRAERSAAQVPALAKPPAPSMPSPGMPAPAAPAASTAPSASGGPGRGRAARLQRFAAETDAGRGVEPPGTNGVEVRITGVGRWKTVLVPPNAFVVHTRRGETQPRHIGLGVSFRYRPATDSFLVVPGAMQTILMNAFCICSELQGILVQAYVQWIIEDFGTAYRKLDFSDPVDPMRLVNTQLREQAEAAIKDKVATMSVHEVLSDRQPIIEELTARLRGVAEGAGEAEDGLGLRIVTVQIKEAVVSSKTLWENLQKPFRSEQGRLAALAELAADSVITDSRMAEARKQETRRLSDERELSELRALNGAREFDRDASEQSRRDEQSQGNARKAAEEAHRTRLRTLALERERHEQESVMARLRLEEEQELSRLRLEAELAAARARHAADHDKQLMELERERVRAEIANARSAAALQAELIGRLPQIVEAMPTPSEYKAVTVGGSDAGTLAGIVAQVSAVLSAMKTGE is encoded by the coding sequence GTGGCGGACCAAGGCCGCAACACTTATCTCGACGATGTCTTGGCCAACCAAGAACGTCTGGAATCCGACCTGCGCTCCAAGGGGTACGCCGCCGCCGGCCAGCGCGCGGAGCGCTCGGCGGCGCAGGTTCCGGCGTTGGCGAAGCCGCCGGCGCCGTCGATGCCTTCGCCGGGAATGCCCGCGCCCGCGGCTCCGGCGGCTTCCACGGCTCCTTCGGCTTCAGGCGGTCCGGGGCGCGGTCGCGCCGCCCGCCTGCAGCGTTTCGCCGCCGAGACCGACGCCGGCCGCGGCGTCGAACCGCCCGGGACCAACGGTGTGGAGGTGCGCATCACCGGCGTCGGACGCTGGAAGACGGTTCTGGTCCCGCCGAACGCCTTCGTGGTCCACACCCGCCGCGGCGAGACCCAGCCCCGGCACATCGGACTGGGCGTCTCCTTCCGCTACCGCCCGGCGACCGACTCCTTCCTGGTCGTCCCCGGCGCGATGCAAACCATCCTCATGAACGCGTTCTGCATATGCAGCGAGCTTCAGGGCATCCTCGTCCAGGCTTACGTGCAATGGATCATCGAGGACTTCGGCACCGCATACCGCAAACTGGATTTCTCCGACCCGGTGGACCCGATGCGGCTGGTGAACACCCAACTGCGGGAGCAGGCTGAGGCGGCGATCAAGGACAAGGTCGCCACCATGAGCGTGCACGAGGTTCTCTCCGACCGGCAGCCGATCATCGAGGAGCTGACCGCGCGCCTGCGCGGCGTCGCCGAGGGCGCCGGTGAGGCCGAGGACGGGCTGGGGTTGCGGATCGTCACCGTCCAGATCAAGGAAGCGGTGGTCAGCTCCAAAACCCTGTGGGAAAACCTGCAAAAGCCGTTCCGTTCCGAGCAGGGGCGCCTGGCGGCCTTGGCGGAGCTGGCCGCGGACAGCGTCATCACCGACAGCCGCATGGCCGAGGCACGGAAGCAGGAAACCCGTCGGCTGTCCGACGAACGCGAACTGTCCGAGCTCCGCGCCCTGAACGGCGCGCGCGAGTTCGACCGCGACGCCAGCGAGCAGTCACGGCGCGACGAGCAGTCGCAGGGCAATGCCCGCAAGGCGGCGGAGGAGGCGCACCGGACTCGGTTGCGCACGCTGGCGTTGGAGCGTGAACGGCATGAGCAGGAGAGCGTGATGGCGCGCCTGCGCTTGGAGGAGGAGCAGGAACTCAGCAGGCTGCGACTGGAGGCTGAGCTCGCTGCGGCCCGCGCGCGTCATGCTGCGGATCATGACAAGCAATTGATGGAGCTGGAGCGCGAGCGGGTACGGGCGGAGATCGCGAACGCGCGCTCCGCGGCGGCGTTGCAGGCGGAGCTGATCGGGCGGCTGCCGCAGATCGTGGAGGCCATGCCGACGCCGTCGGAGTACAAGGCGGTGACGGTCGGCGGGTCGGACGCGGGGACGCTGGCCGGGATCGTGGCGCAGGTGTCGGCGGTGTTGAGTGCGATGAAGACGGGGGAGTAG
- a CDS encoding aminotransferase class V-fold PLP-dependent enzyme: protein METLDNPLWGDDWTEVRALFDTLQPGHAYLNHGGFGNSPRTVLLGQQQWRARMDANATRFFRRELAPGMATASRAVAEFLGAPAGDSVALVTNVTAATSIAVGSVPLAAGDEFLVTDHGYPTSNRAVERRARDTGASVVTARIPLEADAAEIAETVLAAVTPRTKVALIDHVTSSTARRFPVEELVPALQERGVIVIVDAAHAPGMVPIDLATLNPDFWGGNLHKWGYVPRSAGAFWAAPKWRPVLRNPIVSWGEDDEFPVNLQEIGTNDPTSRLSAPHGISFLRALGPQRVREHNVKLAEYGQAALASALDVDPATLPGDPGVSMRLVPLPVPYDDPRDLQAEISDRLGVEVSVPKWNGLTLLRVSANVYNAPAEYDRLAAGIRALL from the coding sequence ATGGAAACCCTCGACAATCCCCTGTGGGGCGACGACTGGACCGAGGTCCGTGCCCTGTTCGACACCCTCCAGCCCGGCCACGCGTATCTGAACCACGGCGGCTTCGGCAACTCCCCCCGCACCGTGCTGCTGGGCCAACAGCAGTGGCGGGCCCGGATGGACGCCAACGCCACCCGGTTCTTCCGCCGGGAGCTGGCGCCGGGGATGGCCACGGCGAGCCGCGCCGTCGCGGAGTTCCTCGGCGCCCCGGCCGGCGACTCGGTCGCGCTGGTCACCAACGTCACCGCCGCCACCTCGATCGCGGTCGGCTCGGTGCCGCTGGCCGCCGGGGACGAGTTCCTGGTCACCGACCACGGCTATCCGACCTCGAACCGGGCCGTCGAGCGCCGGGCCCGGGACACCGGGGCGAGCGTGGTGACCGCGCGGATACCGCTGGAGGCGGACGCCGCCGAGATCGCCGAGACGGTGCTGGCGGCCGTGACGCCCCGGACGAAGGTCGCCCTGATCGACCACGTCACCTCCTCCACCGCGCGCCGTTTCCCGGTCGAGGAGCTGGTGCCGGCGTTGCAGGAGCGCGGCGTGATCGTCATCGTCGACGCCGCGCACGCCCCCGGCATGGTCCCGATCGATCTGGCCACGCTGAACCCGGACTTCTGGGGCGGCAACCTGCACAAGTGGGGATACGTGCCGCGCTCGGCGGGGGCGTTCTGGGCCGCGCCGAAGTGGCGTCCGGTGCTGCGCAACCCGATCGTGTCCTGGGGCGAGGACGACGAGTTCCCGGTGAACCTGCAGGAGATCGGGACCAACGACCCCACCTCGCGGCTGAGCGCGCCGCACGGCATTTCCTTCCTGCGTGCGCTGGGCCCGCAGCGCGTTCGGGAGCACAACGTGAAGCTCGCCGAGTACGGACAGGCGGCGCTGGCCTCGGCGCTGGACGTCGATCCGGCCACGCTGCCGGGCGACCCCGGGGTCTCGATGCGCCTCGTGCCGCTGCCGGTGCCCTACGACGATCCGCGCGACCTGCAAGCCGAGATCTCCGACCGGCTCGGCGTCGAGGTGTCGGTGCCGAAGTGGAACGGGCTGACGCTGCTGCGGGTGAGCGCGAACGTCTACAACGCCCCGGCGGAGTACGACAGGCTGGCGGCGGGAATCAGGGCTCTTCTGTAG
- a CDS encoding TetR/AcrR family transcriptional regulator, translated as MTAPAKRPGRRPGSADTRGEILDAARAEFASRGYEKATVRGIARAAGVDSALVHHYFGSKDRVFLAALEFPVDPAAVLEQVAGDPAGIGERLARLVVGLWDVPQARERLLAVVRTVASNEEMAVLLRGFARPQLIVPLAARIGGPDAEARVEMAMAQIIGLAMARYVIGVEPVASLGSEELIALLAPALQRLLVGE; from the coding sequence ATGACCGCCCCCGCCAAGCGTCCGGGTCGCCGGCCCGGTTCGGCTGACACCCGCGGCGAGATCCTGGACGCGGCGCGCGCCGAGTTCGCCTCGCGCGGGTACGAGAAGGCGACGGTGCGGGGGATCGCGCGTGCGGCCGGGGTGGATTCGGCGCTGGTGCACCACTACTTCGGGTCGAAGGACCGGGTGTTCCTGGCGGCGCTGGAGTTCCCGGTGGATCCGGCGGCGGTGCTGGAGCAGGTGGCCGGGGATCCGGCGGGGATCGGCGAGCGGCTCGCGCGGCTCGTGGTCGGGTTGTGGGACGTGCCGCAGGCGCGGGAGCGGTTGCTGGCGGTGGTGCGGACGGTCGCCTCGAACGAGGAGATGGCGGTGCTGCTGCGGGGGTTCGCCCGGCCGCAGCTGATCGTGCCGTTGGCGGCGCGGATCGGCGGGCCGGATGCCGAGGCGCGGGTGGAGATGGCGATGGCGCAGATCATCGGGCTGGCGATGGCACGCTATGTGATCGGGGTGGAGCCGGTGGCTTCGCTGGGTTCTGAGGAACTGATCGCGCTGCTGGCTCCGGCTTTGCAGCGGCTCCTGGTCGGCGAATGA
- a CDS encoding MFS transporter — protein MSQTDQIADSPPSLPDAVVVPGQRLGGSRAGNKTALLVIACVAQFMVVLDVSIVNVALPAMRGALDLSPTGVQWVVNAYALGFAGLLLFGGRAADLFGAKPVFLTGLVGFTAASLAGGMADTGGLLIAARSVQGLAGAVLAPATMTLIMTTFTDPRERTKALGAWSATMAAGGAMGAVVGGMLTQWVSWRWVLFVNVPIGVALILAAVPLIARTRGRGATLRTLDLPGAITVTLGLTGIVYGVVTTDTHSWGSGAVLAPMVAGAVLLALFVLLEARSKHALVPLRVFRNRSLAVADVAALLIGAGMFAMWFYVSLYLQQVLGFDALQAGFAFVPGSAMIVLGTMLATRALAKIGPRPLLLAGPLVAAVGLAWLSRFPAGGSYTADVLGPLMLLTFGMGLAMTPLAVAGTAGMPRHEAGLASGLINTSRQVGGAIGLAALSTISAHIAAHHGGSLKEATAAGYSGAMVGAAIVVAAAGVVAALLPRRGSEPVKG, from the coding sequence GGCAACAAGACCGCGCTGCTGGTCATCGCCTGTGTCGCACAGTTCATGGTGGTGCTGGACGTCAGCATCGTGAACGTCGCGCTGCCGGCCATGCGCGGTGCGCTCGACCTGTCGCCGACCGGCGTGCAGTGGGTCGTGAACGCCTACGCGCTCGGCTTCGCCGGGCTCCTGCTGTTCGGCGGACGCGCCGCCGACCTGTTCGGCGCCAAGCCGGTGTTCCTCACCGGACTGGTCGGCTTCACTGCCGCAAGCCTGGCCGGCGGCATGGCCGACACCGGCGGTCTGCTCATCGCCGCCCGCTCGGTGCAGGGCCTGGCCGGCGCGGTGCTGGCACCGGCGACCATGACGCTGATCATGACCACCTTCACCGACCCGCGCGAGCGCACCAAGGCCCTCGGCGCCTGGAGTGCGACGATGGCGGCCGGCGGCGCGATGGGCGCGGTCGTCGGCGGGATGCTCACGCAGTGGGTGAGCTGGCGCTGGGTGCTGTTCGTCAACGTGCCGATCGGCGTGGCGCTGATCCTGGCGGCCGTGCCGCTGATCGCCCGCACCCGCGGCCGCGGCGCCACGCTGCGGACCCTGGACCTGCCCGGCGCGATCACCGTCACGCTCGGTCTGACCGGGATCGTGTACGGCGTCGTCACCACCGACACGCACAGTTGGGGCTCCGGCGCGGTGCTCGCGCCGATGGTCGCCGGTGCCGTGCTGCTGGCGCTGTTCGTCCTGCTGGAGGCGCGCAGCAAGCACGCCCTGGTGCCACTGCGCGTGTTCCGCAACCGCTCGCTGGCCGTGGCCGACGTCGCCGCGCTGCTGATCGGCGCGGGCATGTTCGCCATGTGGTTCTACGTCAGCCTCTACCTGCAGCAGGTGCTCGGCTTCGACGCGCTGCAGGCGGGCTTCGCCTTCGTCCCGGGCTCGGCGATGATCGTGCTGGGCACGATGCTGGCCACCCGCGCGCTGGCGAAGATCGGCCCGCGGCCGCTGCTGCTGGCCGGCCCGCTGGTCGCGGCGGTCGGCCTGGCCTGGCTCTCGCGCTTCCCGGCCGGCGGCTCCTACACCGCCGACGTGCTCGGCCCGCTGATGCTGCTGACCTTCGGCATGGGCCTGGCCATGACGCCGCTGGCGGTCGCCGGCACCGCGGGCATGCCGCGGCACGAGGCGGGTCTGGCCTCTGGACTGATCAACACCTCCCGGCAGGTCGGCGGCGCGATCGGCCTGGCCGCGCTGTCCACGATCTCCGCGCACATCGCCGCCCACCACGGCGGCAGCCTCAAGGAGGCCACGGCCGCCGGCTACAGCGGGGCGATGGTCGGCGCGGCGATCGTGGTGGCCGCGGCCGGTGTCGTGGCGGCGCTGCTGCCGCGGCGGGGGAGCGAGCCGGTCAAGGGGTAG